The genomic DNA TCTCTAAAAAGTCTCGCAATTCAATACATAACTTATTTATGCATGCCTTATTATAATACGCTCGATGGATAAGCGAATAGACTCATTGAAAAATGATACTACATTCATGTTAAGCATTATATCCATTATAGCAATATTCATACGAATAATACCTTTTTCAAAAATCTTTATCAATGGTACTGTTGCCATAATTGGATGGGACCCCTATTACCATATGAGAAGGATTTTTTTTACTGCTAATCATTTTCCTGATACTATCACGTTCGATTCATATCTCAATTATCCGTATGGGCTGGAGATCGGGTGGCCTCCCCTGTTCGACCAGGTCATTGCATTCATCGCACTACTGAACGGCCATGGCTCTCCGGACCCGTTCATCGTCCAGACGACAGCGGCAATTTTCCCTGTCATTTTAGGGATTATCGTATTCATACCACTCTATTTTGCCGTATCAATGATCTTTGACCGCAACGTTGCATTAGCAAGCGCGTTTATCCTTGCAATTCTCCCGACAAACATTAATTATTCAATGCTGGGGTCAACAGACCACCATATTGCAGAAGTATTTTTATTAATTACATCATACGCATTTGTTATCGCTGCTCTTAAAAGTCCTCGTCATAAACGTCTTTCATTATCGCGTATTCCGAAAATCGGTCAAGGCAAATCCCTTTCACTCCAATTTATTTATGCGATATGTGCCGGCTTCTTCCTGGCAGTAGCCTTATTTACCTGGATAGGTGCTCCGATATTCATTGGCATTATTTCACTTTATGTGGCATTACAATACACAGTTGACTTGAAAAAAAACAGGCCTTTGCCAGGTCTTAATAACATTTTCATCCCGGCTTTATGTGTTACCCTTGTGTTAACAATCTTTGGAGTAATAAGGTCTGTTCGACCGGGATTGGAGATGAGTCCGATACACATCTCCTGGTTCCAGGTCTTATTCGTTCTGCTCATTATCCTGTCAGTATTTGCATTATCTTTCCTCGCAGGATTTGTTTCATCAAAAGGATATGGTTGGTGGAGTTTCCCGTTCATTGTAGCAATTTCAATGGTTATCATCTTTTTTGCACTTCACCTTTTCTCGCAATCAACATTTGGTTCACTGAAATATGGAATTAGTTATTTACTTGGGTATGGAGACGTATTATCAACAATTGCCGAAGCCCAGCCTTTAATTCAGGGACCGCAACAAACACTCAATACATTATTCGCTTTCTTTGGTTCAAGTATATTCTTTGCCATTCCGGCTTTACTCCTGTTCGTACAGAAAATGTTCAAGGAAGAGCATCCACCTGAATTGCTTTTCTTTGCATCCTGGACTCTTGTTATCTTGATCCTTTCATTGTCACAGATACGTTTCGTCAACCAACTTTCTATTATTGTTGTGATATTGGCAGGATATTTCATTATCTTCAGTATCAACGTGATCAATTCATTCAAATATTCAAATGTATTGAAACTCACCGGCATTGCTATACTGCTCTCGGTTGCCATCATACCTACTGTGTATTCAGGGTATCAAATAGTGGCAAATCCGCAACTTCCTCCGCAGGATTGGGTAGATTCTATGGAATGGTTGAAAAAAAATACACCCGAAACTTCATACTATGACAATCCCAATATGATGCCAGAATATGGCGTGATGAACTGGTGGTCGTATGGTAATTGGATCCTGTATCTTTCAGAACGTCCTGTAGTGGCAAATAATTTCCAGGCAGGTATGGAAGATGCAGGGCGCTTTTTCATTGAATCTGATGTATCCAGGGCAAGAGCGATACTGGATGCCAGGAATGTCAGGTATATCATTACGACAGGCGAAATGGTGTACGGGAAAAACGAAAATATTGCACTGGCTGCAGGTGAAAATCCTGCTGAGTATTCTGTACGCAGCGATATGTTGAAAACTACTACAATGTATAGATTGCACATTGGTGATGGTTCAGGACTGGGTTATTATCGTTTATTGTATGAATCTAAAAGTCCACAGATATTCCTTAAAAATGTTAAAATATTTGAGTATGTAAAAGGTGCGAATATCATCGGGCAGGCTTCACCACATGAAGTGGTGCTGGCATTCACCAATATTACGACGAATCAAAATAGGGTTTTTACCTATTTTAATTCAGTGGAAGCTAATGAAACTGGGTGGTATACTATTTCGGTGGCATATTCTACGACTGAGTCAGCATTTGTAAGGAATAAAGTAGAACCGTATAAGGTTATTAATTCTAAAAATATTCTGATAGACGAAGTATCAGTGAAGGAAGATGATATAATTCATGGCAGAAATGTTGTTTGATGAAATGTAATCTTTCCCATTTGAATAATATTATGTTTTTTTCCTGTAATCCCTCAATCCAATAAGGAATCAAGAACAAATATCAGTTATCGATTTTTTTCTTTTTTATTCAATTCAATAAAAGCTTCTCTGAGTTCATGGTGAATGTTAAACGGAAGTTGGCCGTTGACTTTGTATGAACACCAAATATAATATCCTATGATATAAAGGCCTAAAAGCAGAAATAAAATACCTAACAATTCCGTGATATCGAATATCGAATTAAGAAATATTGAGGTGATCGGAACTATAATTATCGGAGCGAAACCAATGACCCATGCGTCTTCAAAGTGAAAGATCTTAAATTGGTTGGTAAGGAAGAACCACCATCCAAAAAAGATAATAGGTATAACATAAGGAACTACAGTAATAAGCCGTGTGACTTCAATAAAATAGATAAAAAGGGATAAAGTAATTAACACAAGCAAGATATTTCGTACGACGAAATTATCTGAAATACCGGCATTTGATGGCGAATGGCTTTTCCCTTGAACGTGTTCCATTTCAGATTCTATATTTTCAACTTTATTTAAGAGCATTTTCAAATCTATAGAAAAATCCTTGACTTCCACCTGCGTCTCAGCTAGAACATTGACCAGTGGGCCCAAACGTCTATAAATACCATTTTCGAACGATGAATCTAAAAGTTCATCCAAATAAAGAACCTTTCGGTAAATTTTAACTGCATAAATGAGAGTGAAACCTCCGATAAATAAAAACAGTGTTCCAACTATCACATCAAGGATAATATTGGAGATAAAGCCTGAAATAACAGAAAAAAATGACCATATTATTAAAAAAACTGCCGCTATTATCGTACTGTAGAGGCCGATTTTTTCTAAAGTCGTTAAATGGTTGGCCATTTTACCTCGATGAAGGTCTTGAATATTAACGTAATCACATCAGCAATTGTAGGGATACCCCCTGCCTCTTTTATTGGAGCAGGTGAAATCTCAGGTGATGTTTCCAACAGTTTTACAATCTCACTGTCAGGTTTATTTGAATAACTCAGCCCGTATTCACCATGACAAAGAACACATAAACTGCTCAGGTTCTCATGCGACCCATGTGGACCATATGGATGGCAAATACTGCAATCAGTAGTATTCGGCCTTATCAATCGCTCTTTTTCCACATGGCAGACTTCACATTTTTTATTACTATGAAGTATGTGGATATCATTATCCCCTAATTGGTCAACTATTCCGACATGGCATCGGATACACGGACTATTCCCGTGTATCTGCTGTACTTTCTTGATATCAATTTCCATATCCCATTGATTGTTTTCCAGATAATGACATTTACAATTGATTCCATAAGCCCTCTCGATCTCTATGAGCGAAAAATGGCATTGAAAACATTTTGCTCCACTATGACGTAGGTCACCTGACCACCCGGGTCTTTCATAGGGGAAGGTATATTCAGGGGCGTTTTTTTCATCAGTGACTGCTGATGAAGAAGATACTTCCTGTACCACAAATAGTGAAATGAATATTATTAGAACAATTAATGTGGAACCCGGTTTCTTCATGATGCCTCTTACTATAATTGCATAGATTAAATATAATTATATCCATATATACATGAATTGATGATATAAATTATTTGAGGACTATTAACCTTTTCATTATACAGGTTTGTGAAATGTATTTTATTGAGTTTCATGCAATACGTACCATATGAGTCTAATGTTATATGATTCTACCAGATATCCGGAACAAATCCTGGGTTTCAAGTACCTGGTATCGCAAAGGAGTGTTTTTTTCAAAACAACGTGAATCGATATATTTATCAATGTGATTTAATAATTCTAATGTGTGAAAACCAGATATATCATAATTGCGGGACTAGCTGTTATAATAATATTGATCTTTGGTGCAAATTTATTTGACTTTTCAGAAAAAGTGCCGGTAATTAAAGCGAAATTTGAAATTATCGAAGTTGATAATGAAACTATAATTATCGATAGATCGGTCGAACAATCTAAAACCACCTATTTAAAACGACCCAGATCAGAATTACAGGAATATCCTTTATTAACCTCGCATGCAGCTATAAATGGAGTTTATTATAGCGATTGGGGTATTACTCAATATAATGGTCCTGGGGAATATGAAATTCAAATGGGATTTCGGGAAGGATATTATCCTGTATCGAATGATTATGTTATGGTGATCTCTTATCTCTATGATGAGGAAGGGAATGTAATACTGAAAGATAAAATTGATTATTATTGGGAATAGAACAACAATATTTTTAGAATATTATATATAATTATTTTACATTGCAGATTTCGCACTTTTAATAAGTATCAAGCATCTATCAAGTGTAATTTGATTTACTGTTATATACATATCGGAATTTATATAATTATATAGCTTTCAGAAAAAAACGATACATATATATGCTTTGAAACAAACAATTAGCCATTAATTGGGATTCATCCCAAACGGAATAGGAGAATTATTATGAATAAGATTGGACTCGTATTAGCAGCTGTAATAGCTGTTGGAATGTTTGCCCTGCCTGCCACATTGGCATACTTTGATGGGCAGCACGTATTCGTATCTGGTTCTGATGTGGATTGTGGTAAATGTCATACTGCAATTGCTGATGAATTCTATTACGCAAATAGAGGTGCCGATGGTGGTGTAGTTGGTCCTCACGCAACCAACATGGTTTGTACGGACTGCCATGTCACTGTACTGATGAATGGTAACAGTACAAGTACTGTCTATCAGAACCCTGCTGCCAAGGAGGGTCACGCATCAACAGCTGTTGAATGTATGGATTGCCATGACAGCAATCAAACATCTTATGCTAAACAGGCTGGACAATATGGTAACCATGACATCACTGATCCCACCGCAGCTCACTACGATTTCTATGCTGCCGCTCTTGCAAACGAGGACACAACACTGAGAAATGGTGCCAATGAAGCTTGTATTGCATGTCATACCCATACCGCCGTAACTATTGTTTGGGTATCAACAGATGGCAATATGACCTATGACCAGGCTACTGGACATTTCTCACAGAACGCCAATCCAGGGAACAAAGTAAACGCAACATATTAGAGTTTTGAATTGTTACCTAACTCTAACAACAATTGGTTAAGGTTTTTTGAACCTTAACCGATACCTTTTTTTTATGATTATTTATATTATACTTTCCTCGATTTTTCTGATTATTCTATTCGGCTTTTTTTACAATCAACATCATAATGGTAAACTGTATCTCCTTCCTTTAATTTTCATCCAGGACCGGTACAAAAAGAATTCAACAAAAAAACGTATTGAACAGATACGTTCAAATTGTCATACCCCTGATACGACATTTACCTTGATTGGTAATTTTGGGTTCATTGCAATTTGTATAATCCTGGCATATGTCTTTCTCTCCCATACACTATTGTTCGGTGCAGTAATGACCGGGAGCATGACCGGTACAGTTGATAAAGGTGACCTTATTTTTATGACCTCTGTAGGTGAGGTAGAAGTAGGAGATATCATAATGTTCAATTCTCCGGATGTACTGTATCCCGTGACTCACAGGGTCTATGACATCACTCCGTTCGGTATAACAACGAAAGGAGATGCCAGGAACCTTCCTGACAGTTGGACTATCCAGAATGAAGATGTACTTGCCCAAGC from ANME-2 cluster archaeon includes the following:
- a CDS encoding signal peptidase I yields the protein MIGNFGFIAICIILAYVFLSHTLLFGAVMTGSMTGTVDKGDLIFMTSVGEVEVGDIIMFNSPDVLYPVTHRVYDITPFGITTKGDARNLPDSWTIQNEDVLAQAVLIFEKPIVIPDAGNYFIVGDEFERKSTIDTEYGDEYAIAKKFFSMIRSYGVVIFIIVLLYSVLDLFKGG
- a CDS encoding oligosaccharyl transferase, archaeosortase A system-associated codes for the protein MDKRIDSLKNDTTFMLSIISIIAIFIRIIPFSKIFINGTVAIIGWDPYYHMRRIFFTANHFPDTITFDSYLNYPYGLEIGWPPLFDQVIAFIALLNGHGSPDPFIVQTTAAIFPVILGIIVFIPLYFAVSMIFDRNVALASAFILAILPTNINYSMLGSTDHHIAEVFLLITSYAFVIAALKSPRHKRLSLSRIPKIGQGKSLSLQFIYAICAGFFLAVALFTWIGAPIFIGIISLYVALQYTVDLKKNRPLPGLNNIFIPALCVTLVLTIFGVIRSVRPGLEMSPIHISWFQVLFVLLIILSVFALSFLAGFVSSKGYGWWSFPFIVAISMVIIFFALHLFSQSTFGSLKYGISYLLGYGDVLSTIAEAQPLIQGPQQTLNTLFAFFGSSIFFAIPALLLFVQKMFKEEHPPELLFFASWTLVILILSLSQIRFVNQLSIIVVILAGYFIIFSINVINSFKYSNVLKLTGIAILLSVAIIPTVYSGYQIVANPQLPPQDWVDSMEWLKKNTPETSYYDNPNMMPEYGVMNWWSYGNWILYLSERPVVANNFQAGMEDAGRFFIESDVSRARAILDARNVRYIITTGEMVYGKNENIALAAGENPAEYSVRSDMLKTTTMYRLHIGDGSGLGYYRLLYESKSPQIFLKNVKIFEYVKGANIIGQASPHEVVLAFTNITTNQNRVFTYFNSVEANETGWYTISVAYSTTESAFVRNKVEPYKVINSKNILIDEVSVKEDDIIHGRNVV